One window of the Sciurus carolinensis chromosome 8, mSciCar1.2, whole genome shotgun sequence genome contains the following:
- the Prame gene encoding melanoma antigen preferentially expressed in tumors, whose protein sequence is MFMEMSNPSLPKLLELAAYSLLSNEASAISALEEFTVNLFPPLLTAAFAKGHEKALKALVQAWPFPFLRLGSLIVQWPNQDSLQAVLDGLEALPAHGTYPRRSELRVLDLTLDFDQVQSKGIAEALAMFPFWLPSTVKAPMPQAMAKSNPREDTRKGPKKLWEPVELHIDLFLRVPFKFDPFLSALLTKVEKSGGSLRLCCRKLHIEEMPFNSLIGILKTLELDFIQELEVFDWFRALSEQRLFATQLGRICNLRSLKLAYYHWAFSPVSEQSCSYFLSQLSKLGHLQKLHLSYSYLSGNLHQVLSCLQCPLHALEICSCTLLDIDITYLSQSLHVTCLKKLDLSGNNLSYMVPGPLETLLEKVSGTLQHLNLNHCRLKDAHLSAILPSLCHCSWLHSLGLSDNPISQASLLSLLEHTAGLMELKHVLYPIPVECCTYLHGLSWGPVNKNKMCLVQAEIQKLLQAMQRADMQWSPHCPSPCP, encoded by the exons ATGTTCATGGAGATGAGCAATCCATCCCTACCCAAGCTCTTGGAACTTGCAGCCTACAGCCTGCTAAGCAATGAGGCCTCTGCTATATCTGCCTTGGAAGAGTTCACTGTCAACCTCTTCCCACCACTGCTCACTGCTGCATTTGCCAAGGGGCATGAGAAGGCTCTAAAGGCCCTGGTGCAGGCCTGGCCCTTCCCCTTTCTCCGACTAGGCTCTCTGATAGTACAGTGGCCCAATCAAGATAGCTTGCAAGCTGTGCTGGATGGGCTGGAGGCCTTACCTGCTCATGGGACCTATCCCAG GAGGTCAGAACTGAGGGTGCTGGATTTGACGCTGGACTTTGATCAGGTCCAGAGTAAAGGGATTGCTGAGGCCTTGGCCATGTTCCCATTTTGGCTACCATCGACGGTCAAGGCACCAATGCCCCAGGCCATGGCCAAGAGCAATCCAAGAGAGGACACAAGAAAAGGACCAAAAAAGCTGTGGGAACCCGTGGAATTACACATTGATCTTTTCCTGAGAGTCCCCTTCAAGTTTGATCCATTCCTTTCAGCCCTCCTGACAAAagtggaaaagagtggtgggtcCCTGCGCCTCTGCTGTAGGAAACTGCATATTGAGGAAATGCCCTTTAACAGCCTGATAGGGATCCTGAAGACACTTGAGCTGGATTTCATCCAGGAGTTGGAGGTGTTTGACTGGTTTCGGGCACTGTCAGAGCAGAGACTGTTTGCAACACAGCTGGGGAGGATCTGCAACCTGCGCAGCCTCAAGCTGGCCTACTACCACTGGGCCTTCTCCCCAGTGAGTGAGCAGTCCTGCAGCTACTTTCTTTCACAGCTCAGCAAGCTGGGCCACCTTCAGAAGCTCCACCTGTCCTACTCCTACCTCTCAGGCAACCTACATCAAGTGCTCAG CTGCCTACAGTGCCCACTGCATGCCCTGGAGATTTGTTCCTGCACCCTTCTGGACATCGACATCACCTACTTATCCCAGAGTCTTCATGTCACCTGTCTGAAGAAGTTGGATCTAAGTGGCAACAACCTTTCCTATATGGTCCCTGGGCCCTTAGAGACCCTGCTGGAGAAGGTCTCAGGGACACTGCAGCACCTGAACTTGAACCACTGCCGGCTAAAGGATGCCCACCTCAGTGCCATCCTGCCATCCCTATGCCATTGTTCCTGGCTCCACTCCCTGGGCCTGTCTGACAACCCCATCTCCCAGGCCAGTCTCCTGAGCCTGCTGGAGCACACAGCGGGACTTATGGAGTTGAAGCATGTACTCTATCCCATCCCAGTCGAGTGCTGCACATACCTGCATGGCCTCTCCTGGGGTCCTGTCAACAAAAACAAGATGTGCCTGGTGCAGGCTGAGATACAGAAGCTGCTGCAGGCTATGCAGAGAGCTGATATGCAGTGGAGCCCCCACTGCCCTAGCCCTTGCCCATGA